Proteins found in one Zea mays cultivar B73 chromosome 1, Zm-B73-REFERENCE-NAM-5.0, whole genome shotgun sequence genomic segment:
- the LOC114711035 gene encoding uncharacterized protein LOC114711035 — MSRWVSRSIHARLLPILADAHIVDLQNLLLRLTFDNICGLAFGKDPETLARCLPDNAFASALDRATEATLNRFIFPECVWRCKKWLGLGMETTPARSVRHVDRYLSAVIKARNLELSASLPPPPRGRTSSRPRRTTTSSRASCARGPTPTRRCSTWRSTSSSPAATAPRWRSPGSFGWSPRTPPWSARIFVMKLQISNRIRIIMEFASQENIFQNRRRIIRFHEIMQFRMYCKIIVVIYYMCK; from the coding sequence ATGTCGCGCTGGGTCTCCCGCTCCATCCACGCCCGCCTGCTGCCCATCCTCGCCGACGCGCACATCGTCGACCTGCAGAACCTCCTGCTCCGCCTCACCTTTGACAACATCTGCGGCCTCGCCTTCGGGAAGGACCCCGAGACGCTCGCCCGGTGCCTCCCCGACAACGCCTTCGCCTCCGCGTTGGACCGCGCCACGGAGGCCACCCTCAACCGCTTCATCTTCCCCGAGTGCGTCTGGCGCTGCAAGAAGTGGCTGGGCCTCGGCAtggagacgacgccggcgcgcagcGTCCGCCACGTCGACCGCTACCTCTCGGCTGTCATCAAGGCGCGCAACCTCGAGCTCTCCGcctccttgccgccgccgccacgAGGAAGGACCTCCTCTCGGCCACGCCGCACGACGACCTCCTCTCGCGCTTCATGCGCAAGGGGACCTACTCCGACGAGGCGCTGCAGCACGTGGCGCTCAACTTCATCCTCGCCGGCCGCGACAGCTCCTCGGTGGCGCTCTCCTGGTTCTTTTGGCTGGTCTCCACGCACCCCGCCGTGGAGCGCAAGAATATTTGTAATGAAATTGCAAATATCAAACCGTATTCGAATAATAATGGAATTTGCTTCGCAGGAAAATATATTCCAGAACCGAAGACGGATAATACGTTTTCACGAAATTATGCAATTTCGAATGTATTGTAAAATAATAGTTGTTATATATTATATGTGCAAGTAA
- the LOC103640569 gene encoding uncharacterized protein LOC103640569, whose amino-acid sequence MSHFAAAAVKSPLAVAAPAAGDAKSPLFCPKPRRPAAPLRCHQGGDAGMDLLDLLLSKGEESGLSAASPLFCGSPPRRASNPVVHDSRFGVDCPPLPVPMPVAAAAVHRPSAAPPMSPRGGNGCARARFAFQPAAVRVEGFDCLDRGRGGRGHGITAMA is encoded by the exons ATGAGCCacttcgccgccgccgccgtgaagAGCCCCCTCGCCGTGGCCGCGCCCGCCGCCGGCGACGCCAAGAGCCCGCTCTTCTGCCCCAAGCCGCGGCGCCCCGCGGCGCCCCTGCGGTGCCACCAGGGCGGCGACGCCGGCATGGATCTGCTCGACCTCCTCCTGTCAAAG GGAGAGGAGAGCGGCCTGTCGGCGGCGTCCCCGCTGTTCTGCGGCTCGCCGCCGCGGCGGGCGTCGAACCCGGTGGTCCACGACAGCCGGTTCGGCGTGGACTGCCCGCCCCTGCCCGTGCCCAtgccggtggcggcggcggccgtgCACCGGCCGTCGGCGGCGCCGCCCATGTCGCCGCGCGGCGGCAACGGGTGCGCCCGCGCCCGGTTCGCGTTCCAGCCCGCCGCGGTCCGCGTCGAGGGTTTTGACTGCCTCGACCGCGGCCGCGGCGGCCGTGGCCACGGCATCACCGCCATGGCCTAG